ACCGTGGGCACCGCAGCCCACTCCTTCACCCTCCTGCATGACACCGAGCGCGATGCCTTCGAAGCCCAGGTGGGCTCCCTTGGCGCCAATACCTCTCTCCTGGTGGACACGTACGACGTCGAAGCCGGCGTGCGCAACGCCGTCGCCGTCGCTGGACGGAAACTTGGCGGCGTCCGGCTGGACTCCGGTGACCTGGTGGCCCAGGCCCGCTGGGTTCGGGAGCTGCTGGATGACCTCGGCAACACGGAAACCCGCATCATGGTGACCTCGGACCTGGACGAATACGCCATTGCCGCCCTGGCTTCTGCTCCGGTGGACGCCTACGGTGTGGGAACCTCCCTGGTTACCGGGTCCGGGGCTCCGACCGCCGGCATGGTCTATAAGCTCGTCAGCCGGGAAGGGGACGACCATGAGTTTGTCTCCGTCGCCAAGGCGGCCAAGAACAAGGCATCCCGCGGCGGGAGAAAGTACGCCCTGCGCCGGCTCAATGAGCACGGAACGGCAACGGCAGAGGTCATCGGCATTGGCCACCGGCCGCTGGATGACGGCAATGACCGTCCCCTGCTGGAGCAGTTCGTTGCCGACGGCGAAATCCTTCCCGGCTGGACCGGGGCCGAAGGCGTGGAGCGTGCAGTCAAACGGCACACCGCGTCACTGGATGAACTGCCCGATGCCGTACACCGCCTGCAGCGCGGCGAACCGGTGATCCCGACAGAATACGAGGAGGAAGCATGACGCGCGCCCTGATTGTTGTTGATGTCCAGAACGACTTCTGTGAAGGAGGTCCTCTCGCCGTTCCCGGCGGTGCCGACACGGCGTCGGACATCACTGACTACATCGAGACGACGCTGGGCCGCTATGACGTTGTGGCCGCCACTCAGGACTGGCACATTGAGCCCGGCGCCCACTTCTCCGACACCCCGGATTACAAGGAGTCCTGGCCGGTGCACTGTGTTGCCGGCACAACCGGAGCCAACCCGCACCCGGACCTGGACACCGAACACATTGATGCCTTCTTCCGCAAAGGCCAGTACGAGGCCGCGTATTCCGGCTTCGAAGGGGTGCTTGCCCCGGAAGACGAAGTGCCTACGGGCGATCTGGACGCGGCCGCCGCACCGGCTGATCCGGCCGAAACGGTAAGCCTGGATGACTGGCTTCGGGAGAACGACGTCGATGAGGTGGTCATTGTGGGCCTGACCACCGACTACTGCGTCCGGGCCACCGCGCTGGATGCCGTCGCGGCCGGCTATGACACGTACGTCATCCCCGAACTGTGCGCCGGAATCGACCGCGCGGATACCCGTGCCGCGCTCGCCGAGCTGGAAGACGCCGGAGTGGAGCTGCTGGACCTGTAAGCGTTCGCGCCTGGCAAGGCTGACCCCTGCCGGTCGGCAAACAGCAGCAGAGGTGCCGGAGCATGTTGCTCCGGCACCTCTGCTGTGTCTTGGGTGTGCACGTATGGCGATCTCGACCCCTAGAGACCCGCCAAGCTGCACACCAGATCCTCCGTACGGATCCTTCGTGCAGATCACGGGGCTTGCCGAAATCTCTCGTGCAGATCCCGGGCCCATAACGGCCAAATTCGCATGTTTACGCCCGTTATCTGCACCAAGGATCCGGCGCAAAGGGTCCGGTACGCACAAACGGTGATCTCAGCCGCTTGGAACCCGCCAGAGCTGCACAGTCGATGGTAGCCAGGGGGTCCTTTGTGCGGATCAGGGCCCCAAAGTCGCTCGACCGGTGCTTTGGACTCGCCGTCTGCCCTGATGCTCCGGGTTGAGACCTCTCTAGTACAGATAACGGGCCTAAACGTCCCCCATGAGCCCGTTATCTGCTCTACGGACGCGAGCCGGCCCCCCGCAAGCCCGTTATCTGTTCTACGGACACTAACCGTGGACCCGGGCCAGCCCGCACGGCGCCGGCGCCGGCACACAACAACGGCGGGTGCCGACTCCCGAAGGAACCGGCACCCGCCGTCGTTGTTCTGGTCCGTTTCAGCTATTTGCGCCCGATGAACCAGTCCTGCAGCTTCTTCAGCCGCTGGTTGAGCTGCTCCTCATTGGCCTGGGCCACGGGCGGTCCGCCGCAGATGCGGCGCAGCTCGCTGTGCACCACTCCGTGCGGCATACCGGAACGGGCAGACCAGGCGGAGACGTTCTTGGCCAGCTGGCCGCGCAGTTCGGTGAGCTGCCGGTGGTCCATGACCGCGGGAGCCGGTTCGGGCTCGGGTGCTGCAGCAGCCTTCCGGCCGCGGCGGGACAGCTGCTCATGCTGGCGCTGGCGCAGCAGCATTCCCACCTGGTCTGCGTCCAGCAGACCGGGGATGCCCAGGAAGTCCTGTTCCTCTTCGCTGCCCAGCTCTCCGCCGGTGCCGAATTCGCCGCCGTCGAACAGTACGCGGTCAAAGGACGCCTGGGATTCCAGTGCCTCGAACTTCTGTTTGGTGAGGGAGTCTGAAGCCTTTTCCTCGCGGTTGGCGGCCTCCATGAGGCTGTCCTCCAGCGCGAAACCTTCCTCTTCGAGGTGGTTCTCCGGGCGGTCCAGGGCGTGGTCGCGCTCCAGTTCCAGCTGGTTGGCCAGGGCCATCAGGTTAGGCACCGAGGGCAGGAATACAGACGCCGTCTCGCCGCGCTTACGGGCACGCACAAACCGGCCCACGGCCTGGGCAAAGAACAGCGGGGTTGCCGTGGAGGTGGCGTAGACGCCCACCGCCAGGCGCGGAACGTCCACGCCTTCGGACACCATGCGCACAGCCACCATCCAGCGCTGGTCTCCGGCGGAGAATTCATCAATCTTGTCCGAGGCCTTGGCATCATCGGAGAGGATGACCGTGGGAGACTCCCCCGTGATCTTCTTCAGCTGGCCCGCATAGGCACGCGCGTCGTCGTGGTCCGTTGCGATCACCAGCCCGCCGGCATCGGGCACTGCCCGGCGCACCTCGGAAAGCCTGCGGTCAGCGGCGGCCAGCACCGCAGGGATCCATTCACCCGTGGGGTTCAGCGCCGTGCGCCAGGCCTGGGCGGTGATGTCCTTGGTAACGGCGGCTTCGCCGAGGGAAGCGGCCATTTCATCACCGGCGCTGGTCCGCCAGCGCATGGTGCCGGAGTAGGCCATGAACATCACCGGACGCACCACGTGGTCCTTCAGCGCCTGCCCGTAGCCATAGGTGTAGTCCGCCTTGGACCGGCGGATCCCGTCGCGGTCCTTTTCGTACTCCACAAAGGGAATGGCCGCGGTGTCGGAGCGGAACGGCGTCCCGGTCAGGGACAGGCGCTTGACGGCCGGTTCAAAGGCCTCGCGGATTCCGTCACCCCAGGACAGGGCGTCGCCGCCGTGGTGAATCTCGTCCAGGATCACCAGGGTGCGGGCCGCTTCGGTCTTGGCACGGTGCAGCATGGGCTTGGAGGCCACCTGGGCGTAGGTCACTGCCACGCCGATGAAGCCGTCACCGTGGCGGCCGTCAGCATTCTTGAAGTTGGGGTCCAGGGCCAGGCCCACCTTCGCGGCGGCGTCGGCCCACTGGCGCTTGAGGTGGTCGGTGGGCGCGACGACGGTGATCCGCTTGACGATCCCGCGGTCCACCAGCTCGGTGGCCACGCGCAGGGCGAAGGTGGTCTTGCCTGCACCGGGGGTGGCGACGGCGAGGAAATCATCGGCGTCGGAGGCAAAAAACTTCTCCAGGGCTTCTGCCTGCCATTGGCGAAGCTTCGGGGCGGTGCCCCACGCGGCTCGCTCCGGGTAGGCGGGCGGCAGGGCCGGTCCGCCGAAGAGGGTATCTGGGCTCACGCTGTGAACGGCACCTTTCCTGTGTTCGGGGTAACAATTGCACTGCGGGCACCGGAGACAATCCCCAGGCACGCAAAAATGGCCAGGACAAGCCACATGACGCGGAAAACGCCGGCTTGTCCGGAAGCGGCGGGGTCCTGCAGGAGGGCGAAGAGAATTCCCGCCACTGTGGTTCCCGCAACGGCTCCGAGCTGGTCGGAAATCTGCAGGGACGCGGAATTGCGTCCCCGGTCCGCGGAAGTGGACAGAGCCAGCACCATCACGGAAGTGCTGGACAGGGCCAGGCCCATGGCTGCTCCCGCGAAGGACCACACCGCCACGATCACCCAGAAGGGCACCGACGGCGAGGCAAGCAGCCCGATTCCTCCCACGGCCGCGGCCAGCATGGTTGCGCCGATCACCAAAAGCCGGTGACGCCGCCCGCCGGCACGTGCCTGCAGGAAAGAACCCACAGCCCAGCCTACCGCTCCTGCGGTCAGGGCCAGTCCGGCAGTGGCGGGGTCCACACCGTGCGTGGCCAGCACCATCAACGGCAGGAAGGCCTCCGCTGCCACGAATCCGGCACTAAGCAGGCCGCGCGTGGCGACCACGCTGGGCAGCCCGCGGGACAGGCGCAGGGTGCCCGGCGGCAGCAGACGGCCCAGCGCGACGCCGGCCGCTCCTGCTCCCGCGGCAGCTGCGGCCCACAGCAGTACGGCGGCCGACGACGGCACTGCGGCCGCGCTGCCCGCCCACTGCGCGAGGAACACGGCAGCGGCCAGCACCGTGCCCCAGAGCGCGCGGCGGCGGCCTGCTGCTGCGTCCATTGCGGGGCTGGCGGGCGGACCCAGGCTGCGGATCCGCGGCCAGACCATCAGTCCGGCAACCAGCACAATGGGAATCACAGCGGCAAAAACCCACCGCCAGCTCACGTATTGCGCCAGCAGGCCCGCGGCCAGCGGACCCACCATGGAAGGCAGGATCCAGGCCGCCGCCAGCCAGCCAAAAATCACCGGTTGAAGTGCCGACGGATAGATCTCGCCGATGATCACGTAGACCGCCACGATCATGGCTCCCCCGCCGAGCCCGGACACCGCCCGGCCGGCGGTGACAATCCAGAATTCCCCGGCCAGGGCTGAGAGCACCAGCCCGGCGGTCATCAGCAGCATGCCCGCGGCAAGCGAGGGAAGCGGCCCCTCGCGGTCACACCTGCTGCCGGCCACCACGGTGCCCAGCAGCGAGGCGGTGAGGAACATCGAAAATGCCAGCCCGTAGCCGGCACCCGCCGAGAGTTCCGCTGCCACTACGGGCATCGCCGTCGTCACCGCCATCGCTTCGAAGGCGGAACAGGTGATGATCGCCAGAATGCCCAGGGTGAGGGCCCGGTACTCTGCGGACATTGCGCCGGCGGGCCGGCGCTGCGGAGCCGAACCGCTCATGGACGCACCGGAATTATTTTTTGCCGTCCTTGGGCGCGCTCAGCCCATCATAGATTTCCTTGCAGGTGGGGCACACGGGGAACTTTTTCGGGTCGCGGCCCGGGGTCCATACCTTGCCGCACAGCGCGATCACGGGTTCTCCCGAGAGCGCGGATTCCATGATTTTTTCCTTGCGGACGTAGTGGGCAAACCGCTCACTGTCGCCGGGTTCGGTGTA
This genomic interval from Arthrobacter sunyaminii contains the following:
- a CDS encoding DEAD/DEAH box helicase is translated as MSPDTLFGGPALPPAYPERAAWGTAPKLRQWQAEALEKFFASDADDFLAVATPGAGKTTFALRVATELVDRGIVKRITVVAPTDHLKRQWADAAAKVGLALDPNFKNADGRHGDGFIGVAVTYAQVASKPMLHRAKTEAARTLVILDEIHHGGDALSWGDGIREAFEPAVKRLSLTGTPFRSDTAAIPFVEYEKDRDGIRRSKADYTYGYGQALKDHVVRPVMFMAYSGTMRWRTSAGDEMAASLGEAAVTKDITAQAWRTALNPTGEWIPAVLAAADRRLSEVRRAVPDAGGLVIATDHDDARAYAGQLKKITGESPTVILSDDAKASDKIDEFSAGDQRWMVAVRMVSEGVDVPRLAVGVYATSTATPLFFAQAVGRFVRARKRGETASVFLPSVPNLMALANQLELERDHALDRPENHLEEEGFALEDSLMEAANREEKASDSLTKQKFEALESQASFDRVLFDGGEFGTGGELGSEEEQDFLGIPGLLDADQVGMLLRQRQHEQLSRRGRKAAAAPEPEPAPAVMDHRQLTELRGQLAKNVSAWSARSGMPHGVVHSELRRICGGPPVAQANEEQLNQRLKKLQDWFIGRK
- a CDS encoding isochorismatase family protein encodes the protein MTRALIVVDVQNDFCEGGPLAVPGGADTASDITDYIETTLGRYDVVAATQDWHIEPGAHFSDTPDYKESWPVHCVAGTTGANPHPDLDTEHIDAFFRKGQYEAAYSGFEGVLAPEDEVPTGDLDAAAAPADPAETVSLDDWLRENDVDEVVIVGLTTDYCVRATALDAVAAGYDTYVIPELCAGIDRADTRAALAELEDAGVELLDL
- a CDS encoding MFS transporter; this encodes MSGSAPQRRPAGAMSAEYRALTLGILAIITCSAFEAMAVTTAMPVVAAELSAGAGYGLAFSMFLTASLLGTVVAGSRCDREGPLPSLAAGMLLMTAGLVLSALAGEFWIVTAGRAVSGLGGGAMIVAVYVIIGEIYPSALQPVIFGWLAAAWILPSMVGPLAAGLLAQYVSWRWVFAAVIPIVLVAGLMVWPRIRSLGPPASPAMDAAAGRRRALWGTVLAAAVFLAQWAGSAAAVPSSAAVLLWAAAAAGAGAAGVALGRLLPPGTLRLSRGLPSVVATRGLLSAGFVAAEAFLPLMVLATHGVDPATAGLALTAGAVGWAVGSFLQARAGGRRHRLLVIGATMLAAAVGGIGLLASPSVPFWVIVAVWSFAGAAMGLALSSTSVMVLALSTSADRGRNSASLQISDQLGAVAGTTVAGILFALLQDPAASGQAGVFRVMWLVLAIFACLGIVSGARSAIVTPNTGKVPFTA
- a CDS encoding nicotinate phosphoribosyltransferase, coding for MNSPSTWRQPNAALYTDHYELTMLQAALHSGTASRRSVFEVFGRRLPDGRRYGVVAGTGRILEALTAFRFGEDQLQFLADTAVVDGPTLQWLADFRFSGNIFGYAEGEAYFPNSPILTVESTFAEACILETLVLSVLNHDSAIASAASRMVMAAGGRPCIEMGSRRTHEESAVAAARAAIIAGFDSTSNLEAGRRYGLKTVGTAAHSFTLLHDTERDAFEAQVGSLGANTSLLVDTYDVEAGVRNAVAVAGRKLGGVRLDSGDLVAQARWVRELLDDLGNTETRIMVTSDLDEYAIAALASAPVDAYGVGTSLVTGSGAPTAGMVYKLVSREGDDHEFVSVAKAAKNKASRGGRKYALRRLNEHGTATAEVIGIGHRPLDDGNDRPLLEQFVADGEILPGWTGAEGVERAVKRHTASLDELPDAVHRLQRGEPVIPTEYEEEA
- a CDS encoding DUF3039 domain-containing protein; translation: MGAMSLPPDPFENDPARRLDDGGGSTAVIEREEQREYTEPGDSERFAHYVRKEKIMESALSGEPVIALCGKVWTPGRDPKKFPVCPTCKEIYDGLSAPKDGKK